A window of the Lolium perenne isolate Kyuss_39 chromosome 7, Kyuss_2.0, whole genome shotgun sequence genome harbors these coding sequences:
- the LOC139834010 gene encoding uncharacterized protein, with protein sequence MYLRYNIQENPKERRQWLPMAEFWYNTSHHSAIDCSPFTALYGHDPNLGAMPITPGSIEALEPGMLANREAHQELLKKHLADKNRTEKEFHVGDKVLLKLQPYVQKSVIKEYRANYSPVFADLPDIPALDATDTIPERVLDRRMVKKGNATIVQVLVKWTNVDEASASWENWDVLKERFPFVVAWGQANFPAGGIDTHQVMP encoded by the exons ATGTATTTGCGCTACAACATTCAGGAGAATCCCAAAGAGCGGCGGCAATGGTTGCCAATGGCGGAATTCTGGTATAACACTTCACACCACTCCGCCATTGATTGCTCTCCTTTCACAGCTCTGTATGGACATGATCCCAACTTGGGTGCGATGCCAATTACACCTGGAAGTATTGAAGCATTAGAGCCTGGCATGCTTGCAAATAGAGAGGCACATCAAGAGTTACTGAAGAAACACCTGGCTGACAAGAACAGAACAGAGAAGGAATTCCATGTGGGAGACAAAGTACTCTTAAAGCTGCAACCATATGTGCAGAAGTCTGTG ATCAAGGAGTATCGAGCTAACTACTCTCCAGTGTTTGCTGATTTACCAGACATTCCTGCTCTTGATGCCACTGACACAATACCTGAGCGTGTGCTCGATCGCAGAATGGTGAAAAAGGGAAATGCAACAATCGTGCAGGTGCTTGTGAAGTGGACGAATGTCGATGAAGCTTCAGCATCTTGGGAGAATTGGGATGTGCTCAAGGAGAGGTTTCCTTTCGTTGttgcttggggacaagcaaaTTTTCCTGCAGGGGGTATTGACACGCACCAGGTCATGCCTTAG